One Mesorhizobium sp. J428 DNA segment encodes these proteins:
- a CDS encoding TIGR02281 family clan AA aspartic protease, which produces MRTILLLGALVGVSASITYFLDIDRDEPQTAPAQIVAPTPAQPVVATAPSGRKVAIPADKAGHFRTELRFNGRKVEGLIDTGATLIAMNATTARKVGVAVPRTAFKHEIDTANGKTKAALVRLDTVEIGRIRVSDIDAVVLEDEALSGILVGMSLLRQLARFEVKDGTLLLEQ; this is translated from the coding sequence ATGCGGACCATCCTGCTGCTTGGCGCGCTTGTCGGCGTTTCCGCCTCCATCACCTATTTCCTCGACATCGACCGCGACGAACCGCAGACCGCACCGGCCCAAATCGTCGCGCCTACTCCGGCGCAGCCCGTCGTCGCGACCGCGCCTTCCGGCCGCAAGGTTGCGATCCCCGCCGACAAGGCCGGTCATTTCCGCACCGAACTGCGTTTCAACGGCCGCAAGGTGGAAGGCCTGATCGACACCGGCGCGACGCTGATCGCCATGAACGCGACCACCGCCCGCAAGGTCGGCGTGGCGGTGCCGCGCACGGCCTTCAAGCACGAGATCGACACCGCCAACGGCAAGACGAAGGCGGCCCTGGTGCGGCTCGACACGGTCGAGATCGGCCGCATCCGGGTCTCCGACATCGACGCCGTCGTGCTGGAGGACGAGGCACTATCCGGCATCCTCGTCGGAATGAGCCTTCTGCGCCAACTCGCCCGCTTCGAGGTCAAGGACGGGACTTTGCTGCTTGAGCAGTAG
- a CDS encoding aldehyde dehydrogenase family protein: MNQIQDILKTMDYGPAPEEDGVVRDWLKRHKARFGHFIGGKFTAATGDTFVVPNPATGETLAEVAIAGKKEVDAAVKAATSAFTAWSKLSGNQRARHLYAIARQVQKHARFLAVLETMDNGKPIRETRDIDIPLVARHFYHHAGWAELRDEAFPGHVPAGVCGQIIPWNFPLLMLAWKIAPALAAGCTVVLKPAEHTPLTALAFAEICKEAGLPAGVVNIVNGGGETGALIAGHDGIAKLAFTGSTEVGRILRKQTAGSGKKLSLELGGKSPFIVYADADLDAAVEGVVDAIWFNQGEVCCAGSRAIVQEGVAERFYAKLRARMEKLRVGDPLDKSTDVGAVVAPVQMEQIAARVKDGIAEGAAMFQPSWATKLSTKGCFYPPTLFTDVMPASKLAQEEIFGPVLVSMTFRTPGEAIQLANNSRYGLAASIWSQNLDTAFDAARRLKAGVVWINSTNLFDAAIPFGGYKESGFGREGGKEGMHEYLVPGWLKQAKPAAIAKPLPAAAPLDADEGRSDGASLDRTVKLYIGGKQARPDSGYSYPVHDHAGKFVTEAPLGNRKDIRNAVEAAHKADGWSGMTGHARAQVLYFLAENLELRAAEFARRLVQATGASAAKASREVEATVARVMYYAAWADKYDGAARSPQARMLSVMLNEPWDVMAISCPDEAPLLSFVSLVAPAIAMGNRVVVTPSPRQPLAALDLYQVFDTSDVPGGVVNIVTGDRDQLAGVLAKHDDIAAHWYFGSKEGSALVEKESAGNLKAVWANQGLARDWFDPAQGQGEEFLFHAVRHKAIWTPFGV; encoded by the coding sequence ATGAACCAGATCCAGGACATCCTGAAGACGATGGACTACGGGCCGGCGCCGGAGGAGGATGGGGTCGTTCGCGACTGGCTGAAGCGGCACAAGGCTAGGTTCGGCCATTTCATCGGCGGCAAGTTCACGGCCGCGACCGGCGACACCTTCGTCGTGCCGAATCCCGCCACCGGCGAGACGCTTGCCGAGGTCGCGATTGCCGGCAAGAAGGAGGTCGATGCGGCTGTGAAGGCGGCGACGAGCGCTTTCACCGCATGGTCGAAGCTCTCCGGTAACCAGCGCGCCCGGCACCTCTATGCCATCGCCCGGCAGGTGCAGAAGCATGCGCGCTTCCTCGCCGTGCTGGAGACGATGGACAACGGCAAGCCGATCCGCGAGACGCGCGACATCGACATCCCGCTGGTCGCGCGTCACTTCTATCATCATGCCGGCTGGGCGGAGCTGCGCGACGAAGCGTTTCCGGGTCATGTGCCGGCGGGGGTGTGCGGCCAGATCATTCCGTGGAACTTTCCGCTGCTGATGCTCGCCTGGAAGATCGCGCCGGCGCTGGCCGCCGGCTGCACGGTGGTGCTGAAGCCGGCCGAGCACACGCCGCTGACGGCGCTTGCGTTTGCCGAGATCTGCAAGGAGGCGGGCCTGCCGGCCGGCGTCGTCAACATCGTCAATGGCGGCGGCGAGACGGGGGCGCTGATCGCCGGGCATGACGGCATCGCCAAGCTCGCCTTTACCGGCTCGACCGAGGTCGGCCGTATCCTGCGCAAGCAGACGGCCGGCTCGGGCAAGAAGCTGTCGCTGGAGCTCGGCGGCAAGTCCCCCTTCATCGTCTATGCCGACGCCGATCTCGACGCGGCGGTGGAAGGCGTGGTCGATGCGATCTGGTTCAACCAGGGCGAGGTCTGCTGTGCCGGCTCGCGCGCAATCGTGCAGGAGGGCGTGGCCGAACGCTTCTACGCCAAGCTGCGGGCGCGGATGGAAAAGCTGCGCGTCGGCGATCCGCTCGACAAGTCGACCGATGTCGGCGCGGTGGTGGCGCCGGTGCAGATGGAGCAGATCGCGGCGCGTGTGAAGGACGGCATCGCCGAGGGTGCGGCGATGTTCCAGCCGAGCTGGGCAACGAAGCTGTCGACCAAGGGCTGCTTCTATCCGCCGACGCTGTTCACCGACGTGATGCCTGCCTCCAAGCTGGCGCAGGAGGAGATCTTCGGCCCGGTGCTGGTGTCGATGACCTTCCGCACGCCGGGCGAGGCGATCCAGCTCGCCAACAATTCGCGCTACGGCCTCGCCGCCTCGATCTGGTCGCAGAACCTCGACACCGCCTTCGACGCCGCGCGGCGGCTGAAGGCCGGCGTGGTGTGGATCAACTCGACCAACCTGTTCGACGCGGCGATCCCCTTCGGGGGCTACAAGGAAAGCGGCTTTGGTCGCGAGGGCGGCAAGGAAGGCATGCACGAATATCTCGTGCCGGGCTGGCTGAAGCAGGCGAAGCCGGCTGCGATCGCCAAGCCGCTGCCGGCGGCGGCGCCGCTCGATGCCGACGAGGGGCGCAGCGATGGCGCGTCGCTCGACCGGACGGTGAAGCTCTACATCGGCGGCAAGCAGGCGCGGCCGGATTCGGGCTATTCCTATCCGGTGCACGACCATGCCGGAAAATTCGTCACCGAGGCGCCGCTCGGCAACCGCAAGGACATCCGCAACGCGGTGGAAGCCGCGCACAAGGCGGACGGGTGGTCGGGCATGACCGGCCATGCCCGGGCGCAGGTGCTCTATTTCCTCGCCGAGAACCTGGAGCTGCGCGCGGCCGAATTTGCACGTCGGCTGGTGCAGGCGACGGGCGCGTCGGCCGCGAAGGCTTCGCGCGAGGTCGAGGCGACGGTCGCGCGGGTGATGTATTACGCCGCCTGGGCGGACAAGTATGATGGCGCGGCGCGCAGCCCCCAGGCGCGCATGCTGTCGGTGATGCTCAACGAGCCGTGGGACGTGATGGCGATTTCCTGCCCGGACGAGGCGCCGCTGCTCTCCTTCGTCTCGCTGGTCGCTCCTGCGATCGCGATGGGCAACCGCGTGGTGGTCACCCCCTCGCCGCGCCAGCCGCTGGCCGCGCTCGACCTCTACCAGGTGTTCGACACGTCGGACGTGCCGGGCGGGGTGGTCAACATCGTGACCGGAGACCGCGACCAGCTGGCCGGCGTGCTCGCCAAGCACGACGATATCGCGGCGCACTGGTATTTCGGGTCCAAGGAGGGCTCGGCGCTGGTGGAGAAGGAATCGGCGGGCAACCTGAAGGCCGTGTGGGCCAACCAGGGGCTGGCGCGCGACTGGTTCGATCCAGCGCAGGGGCAGGGGGAGGAGTTCCTCTTCCACGCGGTGAGGCACAAGGCGATCTGGACGCCGTTCGGGGTGTGA
- the upp gene encoding uracil phosphoribosyltransferase → MSVTVVNHPLVQHKLTIMRKKETSTAGFRRLLREISLLLGYEVTRDLELTTTRIETPLQPMDAPTLEGKKLVFASVLRAGNGLLEGLLDLVPAARVAHVGLYRDHETLEAVEYFFKAPSDLGDRLVIVVDPMLATANSAIAAIDKLKSRGATNLRYLCLLAAPEGIERFTKAHPDVPVFTAAIDEKLNEKGYIVPGLGDAGDRMYGTK, encoded by the coding sequence ATGAGCGTAACCGTCGTCAACCACCCGCTCGTTCAGCACAAGCTCACCATCATGCGCAAAAAGGAGACCTCCACGGCGGGCTTCCGCCGGCTGCTGCGCGAGATCTCGCTGCTGCTCGGCTACGAGGTGACGCGCGATCTGGAGCTCACCACGACGCGCATCGAGACGCCGTTGCAGCCGATGGACGCGCCGACGCTGGAAGGCAAGAAACTGGTCTTCGCCTCGGTGCTGCGCGCCGGCAACGGGCTGCTGGAAGGCCTGCTCGACCTCGTGCCAGCCGCTCGTGTCGCCCATGTCGGCCTTTATCGCGACCACGAGACGCTGGAGGCCGTCGAATATTTCTTCAAGGCTCCGAGCGACCTGGGCGACCGGCTGGTGATCGTGGTCGACCCTATGCTGGCAACAGCGAATTCCGCGATCGCTGCGATCGACAAGCTGAAGAGCCGCGGCGCAACCAACCTGCGCTACCTCTGCCTGCTCGCCGCCCCCGAAGGCATCGAACGCTTCACCAAGGCGCATCCCGACGTGCCGGTGTTCACGGCGGCGATCGACGAGAAGCTCAACGAGAAGGGCTACATCGTCCCCGGCCTCGGCGACGCCGGCGACAGGATGTACGGGACGAAGTAG
- the ubiE gene encoding bifunctional demethylmenaquinone methyltransferase/2-methoxy-6-polyprenyl-1,4-benzoquinol methylase UbiE: protein MSEERTTVRGGMETSYGFRSVAPGEKQGLVNDVFHKVADRYDLMNDLMSAGMHRVWKDAMVTWLNPPKRGNWRSLDVAGGTGDIAFRIVEASDRNAHVTVLDINGSMLGVGRERAEKRRLAENVDFVEANAEELPFADDTFDAYTIAFGIRNVPRIDVALSEAARVLKPGGRFLCLEFSEVEMPLLDRVYDAWSFNAIPRIGQMVAGDGEPYRYLVESIRKFPNQRDFAAMMTAAGLSRATWRNYSGGIAALHSAWKI from the coding sequence ATGTCAGAAGAACGCACCACGGTTCGCGGCGGCATGGAGACCTCCTACGGTTTCCGCAGTGTCGCGCCCGGCGAGAAGCAGGGTCTGGTCAACGACGTCTTCCACAAGGTCGCCGACCGATATGACCTGATGAACGACCTGATGTCGGCCGGTATGCACCGTGTCTGGAAGGACGCGATGGTGACCTGGCTCAACCCGCCGAAGCGCGGCAACTGGCGCTCGCTTGATGTCGCCGGCGGCACTGGCGATATCGCCTTCCGCATCGTCGAGGCGTCGGACCGCAACGCGCATGTCACCGTGCTCGACATCAACGGCTCGATGCTCGGCGTCGGCCGCGAGCGCGCCGAGAAGCGCCGGTTGGCGGAGAACGTGGATTTCGTCGAGGCGAACGCCGAGGAACTGCCCTTCGCGGACGACACGTTCGACGCCTATACGATCGCCTTCGGCATCCGCAACGTGCCGCGTATCGACGTGGCGCTGTCGGAGGCGGCGCGCGTGCTGAAGCCGGGCGGGCGCTTCCTGTGCCTCGAGTTCTCCGAGGTCGAGATGCCGCTGCTCGACCGCGTCTACGACGCATGGTCGTTCAATGCGATTCCCCGCATCGGCCAGATGGTGGCGGGCGACGGTGAACCCTACCGCTACCTGGTGGAATCGATCCGCAAGTTTCCGAACCAGCGTGATTTCGCCGCCATGATGACGGCAGCCGGCCTGTCGCGGGCGACCTGGCGCAACTATTCCGGCGGCATCGCGGCACTGCATTCAGCCTGGAAGATCTGA
- the ubiB gene encoding 2-polyprenylphenol 6-hydroxylase, producing the protein MGTSGAYFRLARAGWIMVREGVIAALPGDQLWGLPKLGWRIGRLFSRRRSSRLDRSERFSKAVARLGPSYVKLGQFLATRPDVVGTEIANDLAKLQDSMPTFPREQAVAAIEGSLGRTVDDLYVHLGEPVAAASIAQVHPAEVAKDGVLRKVAVKVIRPGVRRRFFQDLESYFVAARQMERFVPMTRRLRPVQVTEILEQTTKIEMDLRLEAAALSEIGENTAADPGFRVPAVDWERTGRDVLTLEWIDGVKMSDTEGLRLAGHDLNALAATLIQSFLRHTLRDGFFHADMHPGNLFVEADGTIVAVDFGITGRLGKKERRFLAEILYGFIVRDYRRVADVHFEAGYVPRKHDPASFAQAIRAIGEPIHGQPAETISMAKLLTLLFEVTELFDMEARPELVMLQKTMVVVEGVARTLDPAFNMWKTAEPVVGGWIRDNLGPKGLLIDARDGVNALVALARQAPELADRAERLTREIDLMAEHGLRFDDETAKKIGKAEARGTRWGRVALWVGALALVWIAWQVT; encoded by the coding sequence ATGGGCACATCGGGCGCTTATTTCCGTCTGGCCCGTGCGGGCTGGATCATGGTTCGCGAGGGCGTGATCGCGGCATTGCCGGGCGACCAGCTCTGGGGCCTGCCCAAGCTCGGCTGGCGGATCGGCAGGCTGTTCTCACGCCGCCGCTCGTCGCGGCTGGACCGCAGCGAGCGCTTTTCCAAGGCGGTGGCGCGGCTGGGGCCTTCCTATGTGAAGCTCGGCCAGTTCCTCGCCACGCGGCCGGACGTGGTGGGCACCGAGATCGCCAACGACCTGGCGAAGCTGCAGGACAGCATGCCGACCTTCCCGCGCGAGCAGGCGGTGGCGGCGATCGAGGGGTCGCTTGGCCGAACCGTGGATGATCTCTACGTGCATCTGGGCGAGCCGGTGGCGGCGGCCTCGATCGCGCAGGTGCATCCGGCCGAGGTGGCGAAGGACGGCGTGCTGCGCAAGGTCGCGGTCAAGGTGATCCGCCCCGGGGTGCGGCGACGCTTCTTCCAGGACCTCGAAAGCTACTTCGTCGCCGCCCGGCAGATGGAGCGCTTTGTTCCGATGACGCGCCGCCTGCGCCCGGTGCAGGTGACCGAGATCCTGGAACAGACGACCAAGATCGAGATGGATCTGCGGCTGGAGGCCGCGGCGCTGTCGGAGATCGGCGAGAATACCGCCGCGGACCCCGGCTTCCGCGTGCCGGCCGTCGACTGGGAGCGCACCGGGCGCGATGTGCTGACGCTGGAATGGATCGACGGCGTCAAGATGTCGGACACGGAAGGGCTCAGGCTCGCCGGACACGACCTCAACGCACTGGCGGCGACGCTGATCCAGTCGTTCCTGCGGCACACGCTGCGCGACGGCTTCTTCCATGCCGACATGCATCCGGGCAACCTATTTGTCGAGGCGGACGGGACGATCGTCGCAGTCGATTTCGGCATCACCGGCAGGCTCGGCAAGAAGGAGCGGCGTTTCCTCGCCGAAATCCTCTACGGCTTCATCGTGCGCGACTACCGGCGCGTGGCCGACGTGCATTTCGAGGCGGGCTATGTGCCGCGCAAGCACGACCCGGCGTCCTTCGCGCAGGCGATCCGCGCCATCGGCGAGCCGATCCACGGCCAGCCGGCCGAGACGATCTCGATGGCGAAGCTTTTGACGCTGCTGTTCGAGGTCACCGAACTCTTCGACATGGAGGCGAGGCCGGAACTCGTCATGCTGCAGAAAACCATGGTCGTCGTGGAAGGCGTAGCACGCACCCTCGATCCGGCGTTCAACATGTGGAAGACGGCCGAACCGGTGGTCGGCGGCTGGATCAGGGACAATCTGGGGCCGAAGGGCCTGCTGATCGACGCGCGCGACGGCGTCAACGCGCTGGTCGCGCTGGCTCGGCAGGCGCCGGAACTCGCCGACCGTGCCGAGCGGCTGACGCGCGAGATCGATCTGATGGCCGAGCACGGCCTGCGCTTCGACGACGAGACGGCGAAGAAGATCGGCAAGGCCGAGGCGCGCGGCACGCGCTGGGGCCGCGTGGCACTCTGGGTCGGCGCGCTGGCGCTGGTGTGGATTGCGTGGCAGGTGACGTGA
- the deoA gene encoding thymidine phosphorylase yields the protein MLPQEFIRLKRDGRPLPKAAIAEFVQGMASGSVTEGQVAAFGMAVFLNGMSRDEAVALTLAMRDSGEVLAWSLPGPVVDKHSTGGVGDNVSLMLAPIVAACGAYVPMISGRGLGHTGGTLDKMDSIPGYVSQPDNVRFRKVVREVGCAIIGQTGDLAPADKRFYAIRDVTGTVESIPLITASILSKKLAAGLGALVLDVKSGNGAFMAKPRDASALAKSLVEVANGAGLPTTALVTDMNQPLASAAGNAVEVTNAVDFLTGRLRDRRLEEVTLALAAEMLVSTGLARSQKEGLANARQALESGAAAERFGRMVHALGGPSDFLAKSAAYLPKAPVELAVEVRSSGYVRAIATRDIGLAVVALGGGRTRPQDAVDPAVGLTRLAPVGAEIRAGDPLCLVRARSETDAKAAAKAVLAAYEIGKARPQPSPVVLRQVSG from the coding sequence ATGCTTCCCCAGGAATTCATCCGCCTCAAGCGCGACGGCAGGCCGCTGCCGAAGGCGGCCATCGCGGAATTCGTCCAAGGCATGGCCTCCGGCTCCGTCACCGAAGGCCAGGTCGCGGCGTTTGGGATGGCGGTGTTTCTCAACGGGATGAGCCGCGACGAAGCCGTCGCACTGACGCTCGCCATGCGCGATTCCGGCGAGGTGCTGGCGTGGAGCCTGCCGGGGCCGGTGGTGGACAAGCATTCGACCGGCGGCGTCGGCGACAACGTCTCGCTGATGCTGGCGCCGATCGTCGCGGCCTGCGGCGCCTATGTGCCGATGATCTCGGGGCGCGGGCTCGGCCATACCGGCGGGACGCTGGACAAGATGGATTCGATCCCCGGCTATGTCAGCCAGCCGGACAATGTCCGCTTCCGCAAGGTGGTGCGCGAGGTGGGTTGCGCCATCATCGGCCAGACCGGCGACCTCGCGCCCGCCGACAAGCGCTTCTATGCGATCCGCGACGTGACGGGGACGGTCGAGTCGATTCCGCTCATCACCGCCTCCATCCTGTCGAAGAAGCTTGCCGCGGGCCTTGGCGCGCTGGTGCTCGACGTCAAGTCCGGCAACGGCGCGTTCATGGCCAAGCCGCGCGATGCGTCGGCGCTCGCGAAAAGCCTGGTCGAGGTGGCGAACGGCGCCGGCCTGCCGACGACGGCGCTGGTGACCGACATGAACCAGCCGCTGGCCTCGGCCGCGGGCAATGCGGTCGAGGTGACGAACGCGGTGGATTTCCTCACCGGCCGGCTCCGCGACCGCAGGCTGGAAGAGGTCACGCTCGCGCTTGCGGCCGAGATGCTGGTCTCGACGGGTCTGGCGCGCAGCCAGAAGGAGGGGCTGGCCAATGCCCGCCAGGCCCTGGAGTCAGGGGCTGCGGCGGAGCGTTTCGGGCGCATGGTGCATGCGCTGGGCGGACCGTCCGATTTTCTCGCGAAATCCGCCGCTTATCTGCCGAAGGCGCCGGTCGAGCTGGCGGTCGAGGTGCGCTCGTCCGGCTATGTCCGGGCGATCGCGACCCGCGACATCGGCCTCGCGGTGGTGGCGCTCGGCGGCGGGCGGACGCGACCGCAGGATGCGGTCGATCCGGCGGTCGGGCTGACACGGCTCGCGCCCGTCGGCGCCGAAATACGGGCAGGCGATCCGCTCTGCCTCGTTCGTGCGCGCTCGGAGACGGATGCGAAGGCGGCGGCGAAGGCGGTGCTGGCGGCCTATGAGATCGGCAAGGCACGACCGCAGCCGTCGCCGGTGGTGTTGAGGCAGGTGTCGGGGTGA
- a CDS encoding type II toxin-antitoxin system VapC family toxin: protein MSGFVIDSSALIAILVVEPEADSFNHFLDLNLASFISAATVHEVFSVVVRRKFVDGVARLERILELIDPEIVAFDARQLSVARVAYIRYGRGTGHPAGLNLGDCFSYALAKSRNLPLLFKGDDFIHTDIEPALKPG, encoded by the coding sequence TTGAGCGGCTTCGTGATCGACAGTTCGGCGCTAATCGCGATTCTTGTGGTCGAACCAGAAGCCGACAGCTTCAACCATTTCCTGGACCTCAATCTCGCCAGCTTCATCAGCGCTGCAACCGTCCACGAGGTGTTCTCCGTCGTCGTGCGCCGTAAATTCGTCGATGGCGTGGCCCGGTTGGAGCGGATTCTGGAATTGATCGATCCGGAGATCGTTGCCTTCGATGCGCGACAGCTCTCCGTGGCGCGGGTCGCCTATATCCGCTACGGACGGGGAACGGGACATCCCGCCGGACTCAACCTTGGCGACTGCTTCTCCTACGCACTCGCCAAGTCGCGGAACCTGCCGCTGCTGTTCAAGGGCGACGATTTCATCCATACCGACATCGAACCGGCCCTCAAGCCGGGTTGA
- the deoC gene encoding deoxyribose-phosphate aldolase, with protein sequence MNAKTEHAVASGAAPVHLSNLRPRNDGTPLKAEWFEAMDVNLSAAERRAATLTTRRTVKKAWQAAWLIRAIEVIDLTTLAGDDTPGRVKRLCAKARHPLRDDLVEALGLTGRRLTTGAVCVYPTMVPTAVKALEGSGIPVASVATGFPTGLTPLKQRLEEIRYAVGEGAGEIDIVITRAHVLNGEWAALYDEVAQMREACGEAHLKAILATGELKTLTNVYKASMVAMQAGADFIKTSTGTEAVNATLPVSLVMCRAIRDYLEFTGGVHVGFKPAGGIRAAKDALAWLILMKEELGDAWLQPDLFRLGASALLGDIERQLEHYVTGRYSSNDRHGMG encoded by the coding sequence ATGAACGCCAAGACGGAGCATGCGGTGGCGTCGGGCGCGGCGCCCGTCCACCTGTCCAATCTGCGTCCGCGCAACGACGGCACGCCGCTGAAGGCCGAATGGTTCGAGGCGATGGACGTCAACCTGTCGGCCGCCGAGCGCCGCGCCGCGACGCTGACCACGCGGCGCACGGTAAAAAAGGCCTGGCAGGCGGCATGGCTGATCCGTGCCATCGAGGTGATCGACCTCACCACGCTTGCCGGCGACGACACGCCCGGCCGCGTGAAACGACTCTGCGCCAAGGCGCGCCACCCGCTGCGCGACGACCTGGTCGAGGCGCTGGGGCTGACCGGCCGGCGCCTGACGACGGGCGCGGTCTGCGTCTACCCGACGATGGTGCCCACGGCCGTGAAGGCGCTGGAGGGATCGGGCATTCCGGTCGCCTCCGTCGCCACCGGCTTCCCGACCGGGCTGACGCCGCTGAAGCAGCGGCTGGAGGAGATCCGCTACGCGGTGGGCGAAGGGGCGGGCGAGATCGACATCGTCATCACCCGCGCGCATGTGCTGAACGGCGAGTGGGCGGCGCTCTACGACGAGGTCGCGCAGATGCGCGAGGCCTGCGGCGAGGCGCACCTGAAGGCGATCCTGGCCACCGGCGAATTGAAGACGCTGACAAACGTCTACAAGGCCTCGATGGTGGCAATGCAGGCGGGCGCGGACTTCATCAAGACCTCGACCGGCACGGAGGCTGTGAACGCGACGCTGCCGGTGAGCCTCGTCATGTGCCGCGCCATCCGCGACTATCTGGAGTTCACCGGCGGCGTGCATGTCGGCTTCAAGCCCGCCGGCGGCATCCGCGCCGCCAAGGACGCGCTCGCCTGGCTGATCCTGATGAAGGAGGAACTCGGCGACGCCTGGCTGCAGCCGGACTTGTTCCGGCTGGGGGCCTCGGCGCTGCTGGGGGATATCGAGCGGCAGCTGGAGCACTATGTGACCGGCCGGTATTCGTCCAACGACCGGCATGGGATGGGGTGA
- a CDS encoding adenosine deaminase: MVLKAEIHCHVEGAASPELVIKQARKYGADVSGFISDGSFVWHDFTSFLAAYDAASNLFRDEEDYARLTETYLTSLAREGAIYSEVFTSPDHAVKSGLSPTAYTNALGEGIRRANAKTGIEGRMIVTGVRHFGVESVEAAARFAVKCGHPLVTGFGMAGEERFGDVEDYVRAFEIAREAGLGITVHAGELAGWESVRDALDHIRPSRIGHGVRAIENPDLVKRIADEGVVLEVCPVSNIELKVFPSYADHPFPKLRTAGCKVTLSSDDPPYFWTSLGKEYAVAKEHFGLTDRDLTAVTRTAIEAAFVDRKTRTALLAKLGEPARAGR; encoded by the coding sequence ATGGTGTTGAAAGCCGAGATCCACTGCCATGTCGAAGGCGCGGCTTCTCCTGAACTGGTCATCAAGCAGGCGCGCAAATACGGGGCGGACGTCTCGGGCTTCATCAGCGACGGCTCCTTCGTCTGGCACGATTTCACCTCCTTCCTGGCTGCCTACGACGCCGCGTCGAACCTCTTCCGCGACGAGGAGGACTATGCCCGGCTGACCGAGACCTATCTCACCAGTCTCGCGCGCGAAGGCGCCATCTACTCCGAGGTCTTCACCTCGCCCGACCACGCGGTGAAGTCGGGCCTGTCGCCGACGGCCTATACGAACGCGCTCGGCGAGGGCATCCGGCGCGCGAATGCGAAGACCGGTATCGAGGGCCGGATGATCGTCACCGGCGTGCGCCATTTCGGCGTCGAATCGGTCGAGGCGGCCGCCCGTTTCGCGGTCAAATGCGGCCACCCGCTCGTCACCGGCTTCGGCATGGCAGGCGAGGAGCGGTTCGGCGACGTCGAGGACTATGTGCGCGCCTTCGAGATCGCCCGCGAGGCCGGCCTCGGCATCACGGTCCATGCCGGCGAGCTTGCCGGTTGGGAAAGCGTGCGCGACGCGCTCGACCACATCCGCCCGTCCCGCATCGGCCACGGCGTGCGGGCCATCGAGAACCCCGACCTTGTCAAGCGGATCGCCGACGAAGGCGTCGTTCTCGAAGTCTGCCCGGTCTCCAATATCGAGCTGAAGGTGTTCCCCTCCTATGCGGACCACCCGTTCCCCAAGCTCAGGACAGCCGGATGCAAGGTGACGCTGTCTTCCGATGACCCGCCCTATTTCTGGACCAGCCTCGGCAAGGAATACGCGGTCGCCAAAGAGCATTTCGGCCTCACCGACCGCGACCTGACCGCCGTCACCCGCACGGCGATCGAGGCCGCATTCGTGGACAGGAAGACCCGGACGGCACTGCTGGCAAAGCTCGGCGAGCCGGCCCGCGCGGGACGGTGA